In Gopherus flavomarginatus isolate rGopFla2 chromosome 5, rGopFla2.mat.asm, whole genome shotgun sequence, one DNA window encodes the following:
- the FOS gene encoding protein c-Fos, whose product MMYQGFTTDYDASSSRCSSASPAGDSLTYYTSPADSFSSMGSPVNQQDFCTDLAVSSASFVPTVTAISTSPDLQWLVQPTLISSVAPSQNRAHPYGVPTPPASAYSRAGIVKSTGGRGQSIGRRGKIEQLSPEEEEKRRIRRERNKMAAAKCRNRRRELTDTLQAETDQLEEEKSTLQTEIANLLKEKEKLEFILAAHRPACKIPEELQFSQELAVSSLDLSGLGEAPVPSPPESEEAAFALPMLQEAAQPEPLPEPPKASSSLELKPETFDFLFPHSSRETARSVPDMDLSGSSSFYTEDWEPLAAGACGELEPLCTPVVTCTPCSSTYTSTFVFTYPEADSFPSCAAAHRKGSSSNEPSSDSLSSPTLLAL is encoded by the exons ATGATGTACCAGGGCTTCACCACCGACTATGACGCGTCTTCCTCCCGCTGCAGCAGTGCTTCTCCAGCCGGGGATAGCCTCACCTACTACACTTCCCCGGCCGACTCCTTTTCCAGCATGGGCTCGCCTGTCAACCAGCAG GATTTCTGCACGGACCTCGCTGTCTCCAGTGCCAGCTTCGTACCGACAGTGACTGCCATCTCCACGAGTCCAGATCTGCAATGGCTGGTGCAGCCCACCTTAATCTCTTCAGTGGCACCGTCCCAGAACCGGGCCCATCCCTACGGGGTCCCTACTCCTCCAGCCAGCGCCTATTCGAGGGCTGGAATTGTCAAAAGTACAGGAGGCAGAGGGCAAAGCATTGGCAGAAGGGGCAAAATCGAACAG CTGTCCccagaggaagaggaaaagagaaGGATCAGGAGGGAAAGGAACAAGATGGCAGCAGCTAAGTGCCGCAACCGGAGGCGAGAACTGACAGACACTCTGCAAGCG GAGACCGatcagctggaggaggagaagtCCACGTTGCAGACCGAGATCGCTAACCTgctgaaggagaaggagaagctcGAGTTCATCCTGGCTGCGCACCGGCCAGCCTGCAAGATCCCCGAGGAGCTGCAGTTCTCCCAGGAGCTCGCTGTCTCATCGCTGGACCTCAGCGGCCTGGGGGAGGCGCCTGTGCCCAGCCCCCCGGAGTCCGAGGAGGCAGCCTTCGCCCTGCCCATGCTGCAGGAGGCCGCTCAACCCGAGCCCCTCCCGGAGCCTCCCAAAGCaagcagcagcctggagctgaagcccgAGACCTTTGATTTCCTCTTCCCCCACTCGTCCCGGGAGACTGCCCGCTCAGTGCCCGACATGGACCTGTCCGGCTCCTCCTCCTTCTACACGGAGGACTGGGAGCCCCTGGCGGCCGGGGCGTGCGGGGAGCTGGAGCCGCTCTGCACCCCGGTGGTGACCTGTACCCCCTGCTCCAGCACTTACACCTCTACTTTCGTCTTCACCTACCCGGAGGCCGactccttccccagctgtgcaGCCGCGCACAGGAAGGGCAGTAGCAGCAACGAGCCCTCCTCCGACTCGCTCAGCTCCCCGACCCTGCTGGCCTTGTGA